AGATGTCACCGATCGAGATCGTCAACGAACTCGCAGAGGACGACCGTGTCCGAACGCTGCTGCTGTACGCCGCCTGCATGTGGGGGCTGAACCCCCACGAGAGCGGCCTTGGCTTTCTCGTCCCGCTGTATATCGATCGCGCGGCCAACAAGGCCCAGTGCTACGGGGGATCCCACAAGCTTGCCGGGTCGCTATCGCGGGAGATCCTCCGCAACGGGGGCGTGGTACTCGACAACGCCGAGGTCACGTCCTTCATCGTCGAGAACGGGAAGGTGACCGGGCTCGAGGTCTTCGACGGGCGCGTGATCGAGGCCAAGGCCGTGCTGTCGAGCCTGCCCCCCCCAATCACCTTCGGGAAGCTGCTGCCGAGCGAGAGCGTGCCGCAGGAGCTCGAGCGCGTGTCGAATGAGTGGGAGTGGGACGACTGGTCCTTCTTCACCGTGGCGGTAGCGACCGACGAAGCGCCGCACTACGAGACCGACGACCCGTGGGTCAACGACGCCTTTATGGTCGTGACGGGGTTCGACTCGACCGAGCAGCTGCTGCGGCACTGGGACGGCGTGCTCGCCGGACGCCTCGACCTCGACTGCGTGGGAGGTCATGCCACGGTCGAGACGCGCTATGACCCGACGCTCGTCCGGGTACCCGGGCACCACGTGAGCTTCATCCAGGCGCACGTCCCCGGGGCGATTGAGGGCGGCTGGAAGGCACACCAGGAGGCGCTGACTGAAGTGCTCCTTTCGGGGTGGGGGCGCTCGGCTCGCAACGTCTCGCCGGCGAACATCGTGCTGACGACCGCGGAGAGCCCGCTCGATATCGAGACGCGGCTCCCGAACATGGTGCGCGGGTCGATCAAGCACGGCGCGTACAACGCTTTGCAAATGGGCGTGTTCCGTCCGCACGACTCGTGCGTCGCGGGACGTACGCCGCTCGAGGGGCTGTATCTGTGTGGCGCGTCGTCGTACCCTGGAGGCCTCGTCATCGGCGGGCCCGGCTACATCGCGGCGAACTCGGTCGCCGAGGACTTGGGCGTGCAGAAGTGGTGGACTCCGCCGGACTACGTGCGACGG
The sequence above is a segment of the Acidimicrobiales bacterium genome. Coding sequences within it:
- a CDS encoding NAD(P)/FAD-dependent oxidoreductase, producing the protein MVRSGYGMEPTEHILDEFPEHSVFDVAIVGGGPNGLIAAAYLARAGLRTIVVERRHEVGGGLATEETLFPGYYTNPHAIYHMMTDYMPLFRDFDFGVHGLTFVKPNAQTAAVFSDKTSVMLCNQVEDTKDSIAKFSQRDANNFGKTLRHWRRLVDDVIAPGTYLPPMSPLDMIEAFEKTEAGREVLRLTEMSPIEIVNELAEDDRVRTLLLYAACMWGLNPHESGLGFLVPLYIDRAANKAQCYGGSHKLAGSLSREILRNGGVVLDNAEVTSFIVENGKVTGLEVFDGRVIEAKAVLSSLPPPITFGKLLPSESVPQELERVSNEWEWDDWSFFTVAVATDEAPHYETDDPWVNDAFMVVTGFDSTEQLLRHWDGVLAGRLDLDCVGGHATVETRYDPTLVRVPGHHVSFIQAHVPGAIEGGWKAHQEALTEVLLSGWGRSARNVSPANIVLTTAESPLDIETRLPNMVRGSIKHGAYNALQMGVFRPHDSCVAGRTPLEGLYLCGASSYPGGLVIGGPGYIAANSVAEDLGVQKWWTPPDYVRRYRETYLS